CCATCATCAAGGATCATATTTGGAGAGTCTGAACCCCAATCGAGTATATAGTGGGTATATTGCCAATATTCATCAAGAGTCTCACCTTTTTTTGCGTAAACAGAAATTCCTTGATCTGCTATTGCTGCAGCCGCATGATCTTGAGTTGAAAAAATATTACATGAAGCCCATTTCACTTCTGCACCAAGAGCAACAAGAGTTTCTATTAATACTGCTGTCTGAATAGTCATATGAAGACTTCCAGCTATTTTTGCACCTTTAAGTGGCTTTTCAGATTGATATTTATCTCTAAGTGCCATTAATCCAGGCATTTCAGTTTCTGCAATTTTAATTTCTTTACGACCAAAATCTGATAAGGCAATATCAGCAATTACGTAATTTGGTGTGGAGGTTTTAACTGAGTTTGCAATAACCATATCTAGTAAATACTTTTTCTATTAAACTATAAATGATTTTTATGCAATTTTGTGTTTGTTGAAAATTTAAAAGAAACTTTAAATTTAGGGAAAAAACTCTCACAAAAATTAAATCCCCAATCAATAGTTTTATTAAAGGGTCCAATAGGGGCTGGGAAAACTTCATTTGTACAAGGAATTGCAAGAGGCTTATCAATATCTGAGGACATTACAAGCCCTACATTTGCTTTATCGCATCACTATAACTCCGGAAAAATTCCACTAATACACCTAGATTTATACAGATTAAAAAATTTTTCTTCAGCAAAAGAAGTTTTTATTTCAGAAGAAGAAGAGGCAATACAAAGACAAGCAATTTTAGTTATTGAATGGCCAGAATTAATAGAACCAGTTATTGATAATTTCTGGAAAATAGAAATTAGTTACGCAAAAAATTATGGAAGACATTACGAAATAAGAGATCCCAAAAATTTATTAACCTTCTCATAATATGGCTGTTGCTCGATAGCGCCTTCACCAAGACAAGTTAATAATCCACAAACACTTGCGAACTTGATGCAATCTTCTATCTCTAGTTCATTGGAAGGATAGCCTGAAGAAATTAATTTTGAAATTAAGCCAGCTAGAAAAGCATCGCCTGCGCCAGTTGTATCAACAATTTTTTGTGAAGTAGGAGTATCAGTACTTCCCTGCAATCCATTGACATACCATCTAACGGGATTTTTCCCATCAGTTATTATTACATCTGGTTTATTAGATAATTGTTGAGAAATTAGCAAGGGATTTTCATTTTCAAAAAACAAAGTTGCTTCTTCCTTAGCAAGTTTTAAAACATTTGCATGATTTAAAAATTTCTTGATTAAATCAACTCTCGCGGCTTTACTAGTTTCTGATGAAAGACTTGAATGATCCCAAAACACCTCTCTCCAATTCAAATCAATAACTATTTTGACATCAAATTTTTTAGCCTGTTCAAGAAGGAAAAAAATAGTCTCTGCTGATATTGAAGATGATAATAATATCGTTCCTGTAACCAAATATTTTGTTTCTAGAAAAGATTTCTCCAAATTTAGAATTTCTTGTTGGATTAATTTCTTGCTTAGAATTTCGTCTGCAAAGCATGAATGAGAACGTTTCTCAAAGCCTGAAAAAAAACGATCTCCAAATTGATCTCTATCGACATTAACCACGCGAGTAGATGAATCATTATCTATTTGCAAGAAATCTAAATTAACGTCCAATTCATTAAATTGCATAATCAATTTTTTTCCATAATCATCACTTCCCAAACTTCCTATAAATATCGAATCTATTTTTAATTTTCTTAATGCACAAGCAACATTAGCCGGCGCACCACCCAAAAAATCTGTAAATCCTTGATTTGACTTATTTCTGATTCTGTCAATTAAAGCCTCTCCAACACATATGACCTTTTTCTTTTTCATAAAATGAACGCATTTTCTTACCTAAGAATAATTTATTAAAAACGAATAATTTTTTTTTGAATTAAAGTTTAATTAAAAGCGTATTCATAGTGTCTTTAAATAAATCCGAAACTTGGAAGTGGAAGAATTGGGAAATTTCTTGGTCTTTATCAAAAGAATCTGCTTCTGAAAAAAATATTAAAATATTATTAGTTCACGGATTTGGGGCATCAAAAAACCACTGGAGACATAATCAAGATTTTCTCGGTAAATTTTCTAACTGCTACGCAATAGACTTATTAGGATTTGGGCAAAGCAGTCAGCCTAGTGCTTTATTAAATTACGAACCTGATAGAGAAAACTCAATTAAATATTCATTTGACTTATGGGGTGATCAAATATCAACATTTTGTACAGAGGTAATAAAATCTCCTGTTTACTTGGTAGGGAATTCAATTGGTGGTGTTATTGCA
The genomic region above belongs to Prochlorococcus marinus XMU1405 and contains:
- a CDS encoding carbohydrate kinase family protein, which encodes MKKKKVICVGEALIDRIRNKSNQGFTDFLGGAPANVACALRKLKIDSIFIGSLGSDDYGKKLIMQFNELDVNLDFLQIDNDSSTRVVNVDRDQFGDRFFSGFEKRSHSCFADEILSKKLIQQEILNLEKSFLETKYLVTGTILLSSSISAETIFFLLEQAKKFDVKIVIDLNWREVFWDHSSLSSETSKAARVDLIKKFLNHANVLKLAKEEATLFFENENPLLISQQLSNKPDVIITDGKNPVRWYVNGLQGSTDTPTSQKIVDTTGAGDAFLAGLISKLISSGYPSNELEIEDCIKFASVCGLLTCLGEGAIEQQPYYEKVNKFLGSLIS
- the tsaE gene encoding tRNA (adenosine(37)-N6)-threonylcarbamoyltransferase complex ATPase subunit type 1 TsaE; translation: MFVENLKETLNLGKKLSQKLNPQSIVLLKGPIGAGKTSFVQGIARGLSISEDITSPTFALSHHYNSGKIPLIHLDLYRLKNFSSAKEVFISEEEEAIQRQAILVIEWPELIEPVIDNFWKIEISYAKNYGRHYEIRDPKNLLTFS